In bacterium, a genomic segment contains:
- a CDS encoding tetratricopeptide repeat protein yields MAAMVEVWTKRKRLLVVDNLHRLLNDKTEPADEDARLLLERISQTECQLLTLGWPGTDALGTSRERVLRWELEGIADDPGVQKLRAEGVEGEPKTIPLEQVVDKLDGNPKMLEILAVLIRENGGQASVLDERPDWIEDSMKPLYAMWEAIGPELQELLTAICIFRRGRTAERLERFLDRKKVQLGLEALHRWGLAKQVDGNQDWTPDHDLARKMVTKHVSEETLKELHGRAATFWGKEGTKVLGNRMPTRIEKVQPLIEMAFHLAEAGEGNTLVSLLNSSVGDEALAQVLDRLGAWGDRVELWERAVAVVSDPKNEAILRHHLAMAYGQLGDWDRALKEYEASLKIEEKFGDQQGIAASRHQIGIVYQLKGDWDRALKEYEASLRIKEKLGDQQGIAQSRHQIGMV; encoded by the coding sequence GTGGCAGCGATGGTCGAGGTGTGGACGAAGCGGAAGCGCCTGCTGGTGGTGGACAATCTGCATCGGCTGCTGAATGACAAGACCGAACCGGCCGATGAAGACGCGCGGCTGCTCCTCGAGCGGATCAGTCAAACCGAGTGTCAGCTTCTGACACTCGGCTGGCCGGGGACGGATGCGCTGGGGACGAGTCGCGAGCGCGTGCTGAGGTGGGAACTTGAGGGAATTGCCGACGATCCGGGCGTGCAAAAGCTAAGGGCCGAGGGCGTGGAAGGTGAGCCGAAGACGATCCCGCTCGAGCAAGTGGTGGACAAGCTCGATGGCAATCCGAAGATGCTGGAGATTCTGGCCGTGCTGATTCGTGAGAACGGAGGGCAAGCCAGCGTACTCGACGAGCGGCCCGACTGGATCGAGGACAGCATGAAGCCGCTCTATGCCATGTGGGAAGCCATCGGGCCGGAATTGCAGGAGCTTCTGACGGCGATTTGTATCTTCCGCCGGGGACGCACTGCCGAGCGACTGGAGCGCTTCTTAGACCGCAAGAAGGTGCAGCTTGGATTAGAGGCTTTGCACCGTTGGGGATTGGCGAAACAAGTGGACGGCAACCAAGATTGGACTCCCGACCATGACCTTGCGCGGAAGATGGTCACAAAGCATGTAAGCGAGGAAACGCTGAAAGAGCTCCATGGGCGCGCTGCCACATTCTGGGGCAAGGAGGGAACAAAGGTACTCGGCAACCGGATGCCGACGCGAATTGAGAAGGTACAGCCACTCATTGAGATGGCATTCCACCTCGCCGAGGCTGGTGAGGGCAATACTCTTGTTTCCTTGCTGAATTCGAGTGTTGGCGATGAAGCTCTCGCTCAAGTTCTGGACCGCTTGGGTGCGTGGGGGGACCGCGTGGAGCTTTGGGAGCGCGCTGTCGCTGTCGTCAGCGACCCAAAGAACGAAGCCATTCTGAGACATCATCTCGCAATGGCTTATGGGCAACTTGGGGATTGGGATCGGGCGCTCAAGGAATACGAGGCCAGCCTGAAGATCGAGGAAAAGTTTGGGGACCAGCAGGGGATTGCGGCGAGCCGCCACCAGATCGGGATCGTGTATCAGCTCAAAGGGGATTGGGATCGGGCGCTCAAGGAGTATGAGGCCAGCCTGAGGATCAAGGAAAAGCTTGGGGACCAGCAGGGGATTGCGCAGAGCCGCCACCAGATCGGAATGGTGT